In Myripristis murdjan chromosome 2, fMyrMur1.1, whole genome shotgun sequence, a genomic segment contains:
- the ccdc122 gene encoding coiled-coil domain-containing protein 122, producing MFFVGGRSKAETEEMPEFTLTKAVEDVSQKGYAQIMALQEKQQELSHLQAILADVEKRGEEAQLELRSKMRHIFTLEDEMEYLERQTQLLHAHCVSLHGSNMELQLCISEDKEKASIVLAEYNTYRKKMEGHRAVVQHAESQTEAHKELEEKRALVQTLTHRKEALRKDLENPNGETMQFAKREIEDLKGEISVLKRTVAEKRERLLKESDTHSKIKKEIEIQNKRYEAIVKRLRCQLNKAQAIHRQMSGDICHMERQVEGLKRLLESEV from the exons atgTT TTTTGTTGGAGGACGTTCAAAGGCAG agacagaggagatgcCTGAGTTTACATTAACTAAGGCAGTGGAGGATGTCAGTCAGAAAGGCTACGCCCAGATTATGGCCCTGCAAGAGAAACAGCAAGAGCTCAGCCACCTCCAG GCCATTCTTGCAGATGTTGAGAAAAGAGGTGAGGAGGCGCAGTTGGAGCTGAGGTCTAAGATGAGGCACATCTTCACTCTGGAGGATGAGATGGAGTACCTGGAGCGTCAGACACAGCTCCTGCATGCTCACTGTGTCTCCCTACACGGCAGCAATATGGAGCTGCAGCTTTGTATAAGTGAGGACAAGGAGAAGGCTTCCATCGTGCTGGCAGAGTACAACACCTACCGGAAAAAGATGGAGGGTCACAGGGCCGTGGTTCAGCACGCAGAGAGCCAGACAGAAGCCcacaaggagctggaggagaagagagcacTGGTTCAGACGCTGACACACAGAAAAGAGGCACTGAGGAAGGATCTGGAGAACCCGAATGGAGAGACCATGCAATTTGCCAAG AGGGAGATTGAAGATCTGAAGGGGGAGATTTCAGTCTTGAAGAGGACTGTGGCTGAGAAGAGAGAGCGACTGCTGAAAGAGTCTGACACTCATTCcaagataaagaaagaaatagag ATCCAGAACAAACGTTATGAAGCCATTGTAAAGCGTCTCCGCTGCCAGCTGAACAAGGCCCAGGCCATTCACAG GCAAATGTCTGGAGATATCTGCCACATGGAGCGGCAGGTGGAGGGGCTAAAGCGGCTGCTGGAGTCAGAGGTCTGA
- the mtrf1 gene encoding peptide chain release factor 1, mitochondrial, whose product MLCKCSQMLVHRWTRLCGFSSRVVSNRRGRGGGGGWRWRALTGQNSEPCWTGALRWTTASKRYCHSDLGDLYKNECVQRYLHRFMEEYGEVSKKLQLAFLSESERKDLSKKHAEMLPVADVFQSIQHALAELEEVLSLLHSTVGAKDEDKQMSQLLKEEEMQISHRIVALRKDLIKALVPSDPNDSSNVLLEVVSGRTTGGDICQQFTREMFDMYQGFASYKNWDFEIFNYTPAEYGGLHHAAVRIVGEDVYRHLKYEGGTHRVQRIPEVGLSSRMQRIHTGTMTVIILPQSVELDVSIDPKDLRIDTFRARGPGGQGVNTTDSAVRIVHLPTGTTVECQQSRSQLQNRDTAMRMLRARLYQSMMSKETEQRHTARKQQVGTRSQSERIRTYNFSQDRVTDHRTGYVTRDIKEFMRGGVALDDLISDVLEHGEREALLELVESSTSSLKPPESGQSVD is encoded by the exons ATGCTGTGTAAATGCAGTCAAATGCTCGTTCACCGCTGGACTCGGCTGTGCGGCTTCTCCAGCCGTGTGGTTTccaacaggagaggaagaggaggaggaggaggatggaggtggAGGGCACTGACAGGACAAAACAGTGAGCCGTGTTGGACAGGAGCGCTGCGATGGACCACAGCATCCAAACGCTACTGTCACAGTGATTTGGGGGACTTGTACAAGAACGAGTGTGTTCAGAGGTACCTTCACCGGTTTATGGAGGAGTACGGAGAGGTCAGCAAGAAGTTACAGCTCGCCTTTCTGAGCGAGTCGGAGAGGAAAGACCTCAGCAAGAAACACGCAGAGATGCTCCCCGTGGCGGACGTGTTTCAGAGCATACAGCATGCTTTGGCAGAGCTTGAGGAAGTCCTGTCTCTGTTGCATA GTACAGTCGGGGCCAAAGATGAGGACAAACAGATGAGCCAGCTGctgaaagaggaagaaatgcAGATCTCCCACAGGATTGTAGCTTTGAGAAAAGAT ctgATCAAAGCTCTTGTGCCCAGTGACCCAAATGACTCCAGCAATGTTCTTCTGGAGGTCGTGTCAGGGCGGACAACAGGAG GTGACATCTGTCAGCAGTTCACCAGAGAAATGTTCGACATGTACCAGGGTTTTGCCAGTTACAAGAACTGGGACTTTGAGATTTTCAACTACACACCTGCTGAGTATG GTGGTCTGCACCATGCAGCAGTGAGAATAGTAGGGGAGGATGTGTACAGACACCTGAAGTATGAGGGAGGCACACACAGGGTGCAGCGGATCCCCGAGGTGGGCCTCTCCTCCAGGATGCAGCGCATCCACACTGGAACCATGACCGTCATCATCCTGCCTCAGTCTGTCGAG CTTGATGTCAGCATTGACCCAAAAGACCTGCGCATTGACACATTCAGGGCTCGGGGTCCTGGAGGTCAAGGTGTGAACACAACAGACAGCGCTGTGCGCATAGTCCATCTTCCTACAG GTACCACTGTAGAGTGTCAGCAGTCCCGCTCACAGCTCCAGAACCGGGACACAGCGATGCGCATGCTGAGGGCCCGCCTCTACCAAAGCATGATGAGTAAAGAGACTGAGCAGAGGCACACAGCACGGAAGCAGCAG GTGGGAACCCGATCTCAGTCAGAGAGGATTCGTACGTACAACTTTAGCCAGGATCGCGTCACAGACCACAGGACTGGATATGTGACCCGAGATATCAAG GAGTTCATGAGAGGAGGGGTGGCCCTGGATGATCTAATCTCTGACGTTCTTgaacacggagagagagaagcgcTTCTGGAGCTGGTTGagagcagcaccagcagcctgAAACCACCCGAGTCTGGACAGTCTGTGGATTGA
- the wbp4 gene encoding WW domain-binding protein 4 → MADYWKSQPKKFCQYCKCWIADNKPSIEFHERGKNHKENVAAKIAEIKKKSIDKAKQEERMSKEFAAMEEAALKAYQEDMKRMEMESGSASQARPVAQVQPQAPKQEKTKTKAKKERNKPTQSEAWVEGQTDDGNTYYYNTITGESQWEKPEGFQGESSESAQIGQSEGSSGNAWMEAVSPDGYTYYYNTDTGESSWEKPEDFIATEASGAGSGSSGEVEGEGQEEPSTPQPEPLSGGEESSNGAEASKEAEDSGQASQQPKVPKISFRKRKAETEPSEKEEGGDEASADTKEDDSEEKKGEEEAQSTSAEPKEEKEEEETQAKRPRAANPYGVWEQIQQEEDPYASVDLQLPQVEGSATGGPDELPPEPKPKFKERIITSLGEEGGPASFKKSKTQNGKSRSLRQRDKDD, encoded by the exons AT GGCTGATTATTGGAAATCGCAGCCGAAGAAATTCTGCCAGTACTGCAAATGCTGGATAGCAGACAACAAGCCT agcATTGAGTTCCACGAAAGAGGGAAGAATCACAAAGAAAATGTTGCTGCCAAAATTGCTGAG attaaaaagaaaagcatcGACAAGGCAAAGCAGGAGGAACGCATGTCCAAAGAGTTTGCAGCGATGGAGGAGGCCGCACTGAAGGCGTACCAGGAGGACATGAAGCGGATGGAAATGGAGTCAG GTTCAGCTTCCCAGGCTCGACCAGTAGCCCAGGTGCAACCTCAGGCACCAAAGCaagagaagacaaaaacaaaagcgaAGAAGGAGCGCAACAAGCCCACACAGTCAGAGGCATGGGTGGAAGGACAGACGGATGATGGAAACACATACTACTACAACACAATAACTGGAG AGTCTCAGTGGGAAAAGCCAGAAGGTTTCCAGGGTGAAAGTTCAGAATCTGCACAAATCGGACAGAGTGAG GGCTCGTCAGGCAACGCTTGGATGGAGGCGGTCAGTCCTGATGGTTATACCTACTATTACAACACAGACACTGGAG AGTCCAGTTGGGAGAAGCCAGAAGACTTTATTGCTACGGAGGCGTCTGGAGCTGGATCCGGATCCAGTGGAGAGGTAGAGGGAGAGGGTCAGGAGGAGCCGTCCACACCTCAGCCGGAGCCTCTGtcagggggagaggagagctcCAATGGGGCCGAGGCGTCCAAGGAGGCTGAGGACAGCGGACAAGCCAGCCAGCAGCCCAAAGTCCCCAAGATCAGCTTCAGG aaaagaaaagcagagacgGAGCCAtcagaaaaggaggaaggaggggatgAAGCCAGCGCTGACACCAAGGAAGATGAcagtgaggagaagaaaggagaggaggaggcccAGAGCACGTCGGCTGAGCccaaggaggagaaagaggaagaagaaacacAGGCCAAGAGGCCGAGGGCAGCCAACCCATATGGGGTGTGGGAGCAGatccagcaggaggaggaccCATA TGCCAGCGTGGACCTGCAGTTGCCTCAGGTGGAGGGAAGTGCCACCGGCGGGCCAGATGAGCTGCCGCCAGAGCCCAAGCCCAAATTCAAGGAGCGCATCATCACCTCACTCGGAGAGGAAGGGGGACCTGCTTCGTTCAAGAAGAGCAAGACACAAAACGGCAAATCCAGGAGTCTCCGACAGAGGGACAAAGACGACTGA
- the LOC115372844 gene encoding glycerol kinase isoform X2, whose translation MNGDMAASSSRIMLGPLVAAIDQGTSSTRFLVFNSKTAELLSHHQVEIKQSFPKEGWVEEDPREILQSVYECMERTCEKLTQLNIDISNIKAIGVTNQRETTLVWDKETGEPLYNAIVWLDLRTQSTVERLINKTPGRNKNHLKHKTGLPISTYFSAVKLRWLMDNVDEVHEAILSHRAMFGTIDSWLIWCLTGGKKGGVHCTDVTNASRTMLFNIHTMDWDPELCSYFGIPMEILPRVRSSSEIYGLMKSGALTGIPISGCLGDQSAALVGQMCFQDGHAKNTYGTGCFLLRNTGSKPVMSDHGLLTTVAYKLGRDKPACYALEGSVAIAGAVVRWLKDNLGIIDGSEELEKLAASVGTSYGCYFVPAFSGLYAPYWEPSARGIICGLTQFTNRSHLAFAALEAVCFQTREILDAMNQDSGIPLNQLQVDGGMTSNRLLMQLQADILCIPVVKPSMPETTALGAAMAAGAAEGVSVWSLSPEDLSEVTSEKFEPQINPEESEFRYARWKKAVQKAMNWETTEPICNGNGETSIFSSVPLGFYILGSMLMLIGAKYISGQK comes from the exons ATGAACGGTGACATGGCCGCATCTTCAAGCCGGATCATGTTGGGCCCGCTGGTCGCCGCCATCGACCAGGGGACGAGCTCCACTCGGTTTCTG GTGTTCAACTCGAAAACAGCAGAACTCCTCAGCCATCATCAGGTGGAGATCAAACAGAGCTTCCCCAAAGAGGG ATGGGTGGAGGAGGACCCTAGAGAAATCCTGCAGTCGGTGTATGAGTGCATGGAGCGGACGTGTGAGAAACTCACACAGCTCAACATCGACATCTCAAACATCAAAG CTATTGGAGTGACCAACCAAAGAGAGACCACGCTTGTGTGGGACAAAGAGACAGGGGAACCCCTCTACAATGCAATCG tgtgGCTGGACCTGCGAACCCAATCAACAGTTGAACGTCTGATTAACAAAACTCCAGGGAGGAACAAGAATCACCTTAAG CATAAAACAGGCCTCCCCATCAGCACTTACTTCAGCGCGGTGAAGCTTCGCTGGCTGATGGACAACGTGGACGAAGTGCACGAGGCCATCCTGTCCCACCGCGCCATGTTCGGCACCATCGACTCCTGGCTCATTTGG TGCCTGacaggggggaaaaagggaGGCGTCCACTGCACAGATGTGACCAACGCCAGCAGAACCATGCTGTTTAACATTCACACCATGGACTGGGACCCAGAGCTTTGCAG TTATTTTGGTATTCCGATGGAGATCTTGCCCAGAGTGAGAAGCTCTTCAGAGATATACGGCCTCATG aaatcaggGGCTCTTACAGGTATTCCGATATCTGGC tGTCTCGGGGATCAGTCAGCGGCGCTTGTTGGACAGATGTGCTTTCAGGACGGGCACGCCAAAAACAC ATATGGGACTGGCTGTTTTCTGCTCAGAAACACCGGGTCCAAG CCTGTAATGTCTGACCACGGTCTGCTGACCACTGTGGCGTACAAGCTTGGCCGAGACAAACCTGCTTGCTATGCACTGGAG GGCTCTGTGGCCATCGCAGGAGCTGTGGTTCGGTGGCTGAAGGACAATCTGGGCATCATCGACGGTTCTGAAGAACTGG AGAAGTTGGCTGCATCTGTCGGCACGTCTTACGGTTGTTATTTTGTTCCTGCGTTCTCTGGCTTGTATGCCCCCTACTGGGAGCCCAGCGCAAGAGG gatCATTTGTGGATTAACTCAGTTCACAAATAGGAGTCACCTAGCGTTCGCTGCTTTGGAGGCCGTCTGTTTCCAGACACGAGAG ATACTGGATGCGATGAACCAGGACAGCGGCATTCCTCTGAATCAGCTGCAGGTGGACGGAGGGATGACGTCCAACAGACTGCTGATGCAGCTGCAGGCAGACATACTCTGTATCCCTGTTG TGAAGCCCTCCATGCCTGAGACCACTGCTCTCGGGGCGGCGatggcagcaggagcagcagagggcgTGAGCGTGTGGAGTCTGAGCCCCGAGGACCTGAGTGAAGTCACCTCAGAGAAATTTGAGCCACAGATCAACCCTGAAG agagtGAGTTTAGGTACGCACGATGGAAGAAGGCAGTTCAGAAAGCCATGAACTGGGAAACGACGGAGCCCATTTGTAATGGAAACG GTGAAACTAGTATCTTCAGTAGCGTCCCGCTGggcttttacattttgggcagCATGTTAATGTTAATCGGAGCAAAATACATCTCAG GCCAGAAATAG
- the LOC115372844 gene encoding glycerol kinase isoform X1 — MNGDMAASSSRIMLGPLVAAIDQGTSSTRFLVFNSKTAELLSHHQVEIKQSFPKEGWVEEDPREILQSVYECMERTCEKLTQLNIDISNIKAIGVTNQRETTLVWDKETGEPLYNAIVWLDLRTQSTVERLINKTPGRNKNHLKHKTGLPISTYFSAVKLRWLMDNVDEVHEAILSHRAMFGTIDSWLIWCLTGGKKGGVHCTDVTNASRTMLFNIHTMDWDPELCSYFGIPMEILPRVRSSSEIYGLMKICSSLKSGALTGIPISGCLGDQSAALVGQMCFQDGHAKNTYGTGCFLLRNTGSKPVMSDHGLLTTVAYKLGRDKPACYALEGSVAIAGAVVRWLKDNLGIIDGSEELEKLAASVGTSYGCYFVPAFSGLYAPYWEPSARGIICGLTQFTNRSHLAFAALEAVCFQTREILDAMNQDSGIPLNQLQVDGGMTSNRLLMQLQADILCIPVVKPSMPETTALGAAMAAGAAEGVSVWSLSPEDLSEVTSEKFEPQINPEESEFRYARWKKAVQKAMNWETTEPICNGNGETSIFSSVPLGFYILGSMLMLIGAKYISGQK; from the exons ATGAACGGTGACATGGCCGCATCTTCAAGCCGGATCATGTTGGGCCCGCTGGTCGCCGCCATCGACCAGGGGACGAGCTCCACTCGGTTTCTG GTGTTCAACTCGAAAACAGCAGAACTCCTCAGCCATCATCAGGTGGAGATCAAACAGAGCTTCCCCAAAGAGGG ATGGGTGGAGGAGGACCCTAGAGAAATCCTGCAGTCGGTGTATGAGTGCATGGAGCGGACGTGTGAGAAACTCACACAGCTCAACATCGACATCTCAAACATCAAAG CTATTGGAGTGACCAACCAAAGAGAGACCACGCTTGTGTGGGACAAAGAGACAGGGGAACCCCTCTACAATGCAATCG tgtgGCTGGACCTGCGAACCCAATCAACAGTTGAACGTCTGATTAACAAAACTCCAGGGAGGAACAAGAATCACCTTAAG CATAAAACAGGCCTCCCCATCAGCACTTACTTCAGCGCGGTGAAGCTTCGCTGGCTGATGGACAACGTGGACGAAGTGCACGAGGCCATCCTGTCCCACCGCGCCATGTTCGGCACCATCGACTCCTGGCTCATTTGG TGCCTGacaggggggaaaaagggaGGCGTCCACTGCACAGATGTGACCAACGCCAGCAGAACCATGCTGTTTAACATTCACACCATGGACTGGGACCCAGAGCTTTGCAG TTATTTTGGTATTCCGATGGAGATCTTGCCCAGAGTGAGAAGCTCTTCAGAGATATACGGCCTCATG AAAATATGTTCTAGCCTG aaatcaggGGCTCTTACAGGTATTCCGATATCTGGC tGTCTCGGGGATCAGTCAGCGGCGCTTGTTGGACAGATGTGCTTTCAGGACGGGCACGCCAAAAACAC ATATGGGACTGGCTGTTTTCTGCTCAGAAACACCGGGTCCAAG CCTGTAATGTCTGACCACGGTCTGCTGACCACTGTGGCGTACAAGCTTGGCCGAGACAAACCTGCTTGCTATGCACTGGAG GGCTCTGTGGCCATCGCAGGAGCTGTGGTTCGGTGGCTGAAGGACAATCTGGGCATCATCGACGGTTCTGAAGAACTGG AGAAGTTGGCTGCATCTGTCGGCACGTCTTACGGTTGTTATTTTGTTCCTGCGTTCTCTGGCTTGTATGCCCCCTACTGGGAGCCCAGCGCAAGAGG gatCATTTGTGGATTAACTCAGTTCACAAATAGGAGTCACCTAGCGTTCGCTGCTTTGGAGGCCGTCTGTTTCCAGACACGAGAG ATACTGGATGCGATGAACCAGGACAGCGGCATTCCTCTGAATCAGCTGCAGGTGGACGGAGGGATGACGTCCAACAGACTGCTGATGCAGCTGCAGGCAGACATACTCTGTATCCCTGTTG TGAAGCCCTCCATGCCTGAGACCACTGCTCTCGGGGCGGCGatggcagcaggagcagcagagggcgTGAGCGTGTGGAGTCTGAGCCCCGAGGACCTGAGTGAAGTCACCTCAGAGAAATTTGAGCCACAGATCAACCCTGAAG agagtGAGTTTAGGTACGCACGATGGAAGAAGGCAGTTCAGAAAGCCATGAACTGGGAAACGACGGAGCCCATTTGTAATGGAAACG GTGAAACTAGTATCTTCAGTAGCGTCCCGCTGggcttttacattttgggcagCATGTTAATGTTAATCGGAGCAAAATACATCTCAG GCCAGAAATAG